One window of Phycisphaeraceae bacterium genomic DNA carries:
- a CDS encoding PEP-CTERM sorting domain-containing protein (PEP-CTERM proteins occur, often in large numbers, in the proteomes of bacteria that also encode an exosortase, a predicted intramembrane cysteine proteinase. The presence of a PEP-CTERM domain at a protein's C-terminus predicts cleavage within the sorting domain, followed by covalent anchoring to some some component of the (usually Gram-negative) cell surface. Many PEP-CTERM proteins exhibit an unusual sequence composition that includes large numbers of potential glycosylation sites. Expression of one such protein has been shown restore the ability of a bacterium to form floc, a type of biofilm.) — protein MKISTIAAVAGLAGVCSLAFAAFTVEATYIDTNPGVWGMVSVNSGGSFAGPVKAGQFNWQRTGGSYTGLTGTFATFCLEVHQDIFPGNNYTYEVNTVANAPLPINVLFGTPMGAVKADKIAELYGRFFGGLVSNDDYAAFQLSVWDFVYDGGDGVSNGVFQAQGFGAAMAQANAWIAAVDGTGPRMSGLLALSSDDWQDQIFTPAPGSLALLGLGGLVASRRRR, from the coding sequence ATGAAGATTTCGACGATCGCAGCAGTTGCAGGACTTGCCGGCGTGTGTTCGCTGGCTTTCGCCGCCTTCACTGTTGAAGCCACGTACATTGATACGAACCCCGGCGTTTGGGGCATGGTTTCGGTGAACAGTGGCGGCTCGTTCGCTGGTCCTGTGAAGGCTGGCCAGTTCAATTGGCAGCGCACGGGCGGATCGTACACCGGCCTGACCGGGACGTTCGCCACGTTCTGCCTTGAAGTGCACCAGGACATTTTTCCGGGCAACAACTACACGTACGAAGTGAACACGGTTGCGAATGCTCCGCTTCCGATCAACGTGCTTTTCGGCACCCCGATGGGCGCCGTGAAGGCCGACAAGATCGCCGAGCTGTACGGCCGGTTCTTCGGCGGGCTCGTGTCGAATGACGACTACGCCGCGTTCCAGCTCTCGGTCTGGGACTTTGTTTATGACGGAGGCGATGGCGTGAGCAACGGCGTATTCCAGGCTCAAGGCTTCGGCGCCGCGATGGCCCAAGCCAATGCTTGGATTGCCGCTGTCGACGGCACCGGCCCCCGCATGTCCGGCCTGCTCGCCCTTTCGAGCGATGACTGGCAGGATCAGATCTTCACCCCGGCTCCGGGCAGCCTCGCGCTTCTCGGTCTCGGCGGGTTGGTCGCTTCGCGTCGCCGTCGCTGA
- a CDS encoding (2Fe-2S)-binding protein has product MPTITINGKKCDFTPGQTILQVANAHGVNIPQYCYHDGLSIVASCRICLGEIWSPDAKTGQLTAQMGGKLQPTCQTPASDGAVVYTDSPKSVANQKAVMEYLLINHPLDCPVCDQAGECFLQDYSYEYGRGVSRFEEQKVKQPKKDLGPHVYLYSDRCIMCTRCVRFTREVTGTAELSVQGRGNKEEIDLFPGVALENELASNVIDLCPVGALLDKDFLFAQRVWFLKNTPSIDGITASGDNINIEHNEGKIYRIKPRENMSINKWWITDEVRYGWKFVHSEKRLRSPLRRQFGTLVESDYTRAYEVAVDGMKRAIEGGKRLALLASPMLSCEDAYLLARLARLIDPRALLGVGPVPRKGEDKVYPIGAKAGDKNAFVISAEKAPNARGVRRVLGAFGSEILEFADFLRALGHGSGTSDVGAVIVTGNYPSDWITPDLESSLAGKYTVLIDTLHTSLVESCDVLIPGATWAEKSGTFENWQNVLQAFEQAIPVIELAKTEAQIALDLEAEFNRVPLEVRDLETVIVNTTPGQVAAGVTIAPPRARAFNAADTRTEMARNYPALSVFNDVRAPVAAAPVRSDMQMVEL; this is encoded by the coding sequence ATGCCGACCATCACTATCAACGGGAAGAAGTGCGACTTCACGCCCGGACAGACCATCCTGCAAGTCGCCAATGCCCACGGCGTCAATATTCCGCAGTACTGCTACCACGACGGGCTTTCCATCGTGGCGAGCTGCCGTATCTGCCTCGGCGAGATTTGGTCGCCCGACGCCAAGACAGGGCAACTGACGGCGCAGATGGGCGGCAAGTTGCAGCCGACTTGCCAGACGCCGGCGTCGGACGGTGCGGTCGTCTACACCGACAGCCCCAAGAGCGTCGCGAATCAAAAAGCGGTGATGGAGTACCTGCTCATCAATCACCCGCTCGATTGCCCGGTGTGCGATCAGGCGGGCGAGTGTTTTCTTCAGGACTACTCGTACGAATACGGGAGGGGTGTCTCGCGCTTTGAAGAACAGAAGGTCAAGCAGCCCAAGAAAGATCTTGGTCCGCACGTCTATCTCTACAGCGACCGGTGCATCATGTGCACGCGCTGCGTGCGCTTTACACGCGAGGTGACGGGAACCGCCGAGCTCAGCGTCCAGGGCCGCGGCAACAAGGAAGAGATCGACCTCTTCCCCGGCGTCGCCCTCGAGAACGAACTGGCGAGCAACGTCATCGACCTTTGCCCCGTCGGTGCGCTGCTCGACAAGGATTTTCTGTTCGCCCAGCGTGTCTGGTTCCTCAAGAACACGCCCAGCATCGACGGCATCACGGCCAGCGGCGACAACATCAACATCGAGCACAACGAGGGCAAGATCTACCGCATCAAGCCCCGCGAGAACATGTCCATCAATAAGTGGTGGATCACCGACGAGGTGCGCTATGGCTGGAAGTTCGTGCACAGCGAGAAACGCCTGCGATCGCCTCTGCGGCGTCAGTTCGGCACGCTGGTCGAGAGCGACTACACCCGGGCCTACGAAGTGGCGGTGGACGGGATGAAGAGGGCAATCGAAGGCGGCAAGCGTCTCGCGCTCCTGGCGAGCCCGATGCTTTCGTGCGAAGATGCGTATCTGCTCGCGCGTCTCGCTCGCCTGATCGATCCCAGGGCGCTGCTCGGCGTCGGGCCCGTGCCGCGCAAGGGCGAAGACAAGGTTTACCCGATCGGCGCGAAAGCGGGCGACAAGAACGCGTTCGTGATCTCCGCGGAAAAGGCTCCCAACGCGCGGGGCGTTCGCCGCGTGCTCGGCGCATTCGGCTCGGAAATTCTCGAATTTGCCGATTTTCTCCGCGCGCTCGGTCACGGAAGCGGCACGAGCGACGTCGGTGCCGTCATCGTGACGGGCAACTACCCGAGCGACTGGATCACGCCGGATCTCGAGTCATCGCTGGCGGGCAAGTACACCGTCTTGATCGACACGCTGCACACCTCGCTCGTCGAATCGTGCGACGTGCTGATTCCCGGCGCGACATGGGCGGAAAAATCGGGGACATTCGAGAACTGGCAGAATGTTCTTCAGGCCTTCGAGCAGGCGATTCCGGTGATTGAACTCGCCAAGACCGAAGCGCAGATCGCCCTCGATCTCGAAGCGGAGTTCAACCGCGTGCCGCTTGAGGTGCGCGATCTCGAGACGGTGATCGTGAACACCACGCCCGGCCAGGTCGCCGCCGGCGTGACGATTGCCCCGCCCCGTGCACGAGCGTTTAACGCGGCGGACACCCGCACCGAGATGGCGCGCAACTATCCGGCGCTCTCGGTGTTCAACGACGTTCGTGCTCCCGTCGCCGCTGCTCCGGTCCGTTCCGACATGCAGATGGTCGAGCTGTGA
- the truA gene encoding tRNA pseudouridine(38-40) synthase TruA, producing the protein MPRYKLTIAYDGTDFCGWQKQEPTLEHSEKTGSQKYIDPALVPGEVGRVALRTVQGIVERTVREIVREMVEVRGASRTDSGVHARGQVAAFTCGGEEDGPTGWPESRGAEALMRALNGKLPEDVVVRSAELVDNEFDPIGDCTSKGYSYSIHNARTRELFDRRFVHHVWDALDVEAMQRAATVLVGEHDFAGFAAAGHGRQTTVRAIHRLEVLKVREDRVRIEIEGNGFLWNMVRIIAGTLIEVGRGMKKAEGMPAILESKDRSKAGPTLPPTGLCLEWVRYGERA; encoded by the coding sequence GTGCCGCGCTATAAGCTCACCATCGCCTATGACGGGACCGATTTCTGCGGCTGGCAGAAACAGGAACCGACGCTCGAGCATTCAGAAAAAACCGGCTCGCAGAAGTACATCGATCCGGCGCTCGTGCCGGGCGAAGTGGGACGCGTCGCACTGCGCACGGTGCAGGGCATCGTGGAGCGCACGGTGCGCGAGATCGTCCGGGAGATGGTGGAAGTCAGGGGCGCGAGCCGCACCGACAGCGGCGTGCACGCGCGCGGGCAGGTCGCCGCGTTCACGTGCGGCGGCGAAGAGGACGGTCCGACCGGATGGCCGGAGTCGCGCGGCGCCGAAGCGCTGATGCGCGCGCTCAACGGGAAGCTTCCGGAGGATGTTGTGGTGAGGAGCGCGGAGCTCGTGGACAACGAGTTCGATCCGATCGGCGATTGCACGAGCAAGGGCTATTCGTACTCGATCCACAACGCGCGCACGCGCGAGCTGTTCGATCGCCGATTCGTGCATCACGTGTGGGACGCGCTCGATGTGGAGGCGATGCAGCGCGCGGCGACGGTGCTGGTGGGGGAGCACGATTTCGCCGGCTTTGCCGCGGCGGGGCACGGGAGGCAAACGACCGTGCGCGCCATTCATCGGCTCGAAGTTCTGAAAGTGCGTGAGGATCGTGTGCGGATCGAGATCGAGGGGAACGGGTTTTTGTGGAACATGGTGCGGATCATCGCGGGGACGCTGATCGAGGTGGGGCGGGGGATGAAGAAAGCCGAGGGCATGCCGGCAATTCTGGAATCGAAGGATCGATCGAAGGCGGGGCCAACACTGCCGCCGACGGGGTTGTGCTTGGAGTGGGTGCGGTACGGGGAGCGGGCGTGA
- a CDS encoding glycosyltransferase family 4 protein — MRILHISTRLILGGSQENTVLSCEGQSRLGHDVHLAFGPIFGPEGSLFERASNFRCRDPKSNEELRIGMHEVKSMVREINPIKDLRCYFALRSLIRDLKPDIVHTHSSKAGVLGRAAAWTEMKRFAKSGHRLGVVHTIHGPPFHKFLPKRTNAIYIASEKFAARRCHRIVSVADAMTEQFLAEKIGTPDQYSTVYSGMEAERYLDARDADGESFTSDRVRESLGLSPMDFVIGTVARLAELKGHDDLLDALGSELKANPNWKLLWVGDGWWRDRLLKRVAEMGLSGQIVTTGLVPSERVPEMMRAMDVLVHPSYREGLPRTVPQALLCGIPVIAYDVDGTKEICLDGKTGYLIQPRDLEGLRKAVKRLYDAPDERARMANTGRELCRVRFSAETMVDELEKMYARALA, encoded by the coding sequence ATGCGCATCCTCCACATCTCCACACGTTTGATTCTCGGAGGATCGCAGGAGAACACGGTTCTCTCGTGCGAGGGGCAGTCACGCCTTGGCCACGACGTGCATCTGGCGTTCGGCCCGATCTTCGGGCCCGAGGGGTCGCTGTTCGAGCGGGCGAGCAACTTCCGCTGCCGCGACCCCAAGAGCAACGAAGAACTGCGCATCGGCATGCACGAAGTGAAGAGCATGGTGCGCGAGATCAATCCGATCAAGGACCTGCGCTGCTATTTCGCGCTGCGTTCGCTCATCCGTGATCTGAAACCCGACATCGTGCACACGCACAGCAGCAAGGCGGGCGTGCTCGGGCGTGCCGCGGCATGGACGGAGATGAAGCGATTCGCCAAATCGGGGCACCGGCTCGGCGTCGTTCACACGATCCACGGACCGCCCTTTCACAAGTTCCTGCCCAAGCGCACCAATGCGATCTACATCGCCAGCGAGAAGTTCGCGGCACGGCGCTGCCACCGCATCGTCTCGGTCGCCGACGCGATGACCGAGCAGTTTCTCGCCGAGAAGATCGGCACGCCGGATCAGTACAGCACTGTCTACAGCGGCATGGAGGCCGAGCGCTATCTCGACGCACGCGACGCCGACGGAGAGTCCTTCACATCCGATCGCGTGCGCGAATCGCTCGGGCTTTCGCCGATGGACTTTGTCATCGGCACGGTCGCGCGTCTCGCGGAACTTAAGGGCCACGACGATTTGCTCGACGCGCTCGGGAGCGAGCTCAAGGCCAATCCGAACTGGAAACTCTTGTGGGTGGGGGACGGCTGGTGGCGCGATCGGCTCCTGAAGCGCGTTGCGGAGATGGGGCTTTCGGGTCAGATCGTGACGACGGGTCTGGTCCCGAGCGAGCGCGTGCCGGAGATGATGCGGGCGATGGACGTGCTGGTGCATCCGAGTTATCGCGAGGGATTGCCGCGAACGGTGCCGCAGGCGCTGCTCTGCGGTATTCCGGTGATCGCGTACGACGTGGACGGAACGAAAGAAATCTGTCTGGACGGGAAGACGGGATACTTGATTCAGCCCCGCGACCTGGAAGGACTTCGGAAAGCGGTCAAACGGTTGTACGATGCACCGGATGAGCGAGCGCGGATGGCGAACACCGGACGGGAACTCTGCCGCGTGCGGTTCAGCGCCGAGACGATGGTGGATGAATTGGAGAAGATGTACGCCCGGGCGCTGGCGTAG
- a CDS encoding cupin domain-containing protein, translating into MDRDGGVSRGGPPLHMHEREDEAFYVLEGEVTFCIGESGDRTGKSGKRVVAREGSVVFGPRGTAHTFKNCSQAPARMLVMVNPGANFEAFFAKIGAPDAGGDAPSAQVLIERTMKHASEFGLMILGPNPL; encoded by the coding sequence GTGGATCGAGACGGAGGTGTATCCCGCGGCGGGCCGCCCCTCCATATGCACGAGCGCGAGGACGAGGCATTTTATGTGCTCGAAGGCGAGGTTACCTTCTGCATCGGGGAGTCGGGAGACAGAACAGGCAAGAGCGGCAAGCGGGTCGTCGCGCGCGAGGGCTCGGTCGTCTTTGGGCCGCGGGGCACAGCGCACACGTTCAAGAATTGCTCTCAGGCTCCGGCGCGGATGCTCGTGATGGTGAACCCCGGCGCCAACTTCGAGGCGTTCTTCGCGAAGATCGGGGCGCCGGATGCCGGAGGCGACGCGCCGTCGGCGCAGGTGCTGATCGAGCGCACGATGAAGCATGCATCGGAGTTCGGACTCATGATCCTCGGGCCGAATCCGCTCTGA
- a CDS encoding phage Gp37/Gp68 family protein, with protein sequence MAQGSGIEWTEATWNPVAGCTPISPGCLNCYAARMALRLERISEGGCAKYKGTAKRAKNGRPVFTGRINLDYDALDLPRRWRKGRRIFVNSMSDLFHENVPESFIEDVFAVMNECPQHQFQVLTKRPERALKLSPRVQWTRNIWLGTSVENAMYTHRIETLRLVPAQIRFLSCEPLIGPMPKLPLKGIHWVIVGGESGPGSRSMEPRWVEQIRDRCLASEVAFFFKQWGGVRKHETGRELDGRFWNEMPEESKECPSSQLMTA encoded by the coding sequence ATGGCGCAAGGAAGCGGCATTGAGTGGACGGAAGCGACCTGGAATCCGGTTGCTGGTTGCACTCCAATTTCACCGGGCTGTTTGAACTGTTATGCCGCGCGGATGGCGCTGCGGCTTGAACGAATCAGCGAGGGTGGCTGCGCGAAATATAAGGGCACTGCAAAGCGCGCAAAGAACGGCCGTCCGGTATTCACGGGCCGCATCAATCTCGACTATGACGCGCTCGATCTGCCGCGAAGGTGGCGCAAGGGCCGACGCATCTTTGTGAATTCGATGAGCGACCTCTTTCATGAAAACGTGCCTGAGTCATTTATCGAGGATGTCTTTGCGGTGATGAACGAATGCCCGCAACATCAGTTTCAGGTGCTGACGAAGCGGCCGGAGCGCGCTCTTAAGCTGTCACCACGCGTGCAATGGACAAGGAACATTTGGCTCGGTACGTCCGTCGAGAATGCGATGTACACCCATCGCATCGAGACACTGCGGCTAGTGCCAGCACAGATTCGGTTCCTGTCGTGCGAGCCACTGATCGGGCCGATGCCGAAATTGCCACTCAAGGGGATTCACTGGGTGATCGTCGGTGGAGAGAGCGGGCCAGGATCAAGGTCGATGGAGCCGCGGTGGGTGGAGCAGATTCGCGATCGATGCCTCGCAAGCGAGGTTGCGTTTTTCTTTAAGCAATGGGGCGGCGTACGGAAGCACGAGACCGGGCGAGAGCTTGACGGTCGTTTCTGGAATGAAATGCCCGAGGAATCAAAGGAATGCCCATCGTCGCAGCTGATGACGGCCTAG
- the tcmP gene encoding three-Cys-motif partner protein TcmP: MPIVAADDGLALPEVGPWSKRKYHFLSRYISAFTVAMRNKWPELHYIDLFAGAGFARIRDTSEIVLGSPMLAAATLTPFTRIHVCERDAANLKALKTRLGRAQLTNPARIVPGDANAVIHDLVAQVPQQGALCLTFADPFGLHLDFATVEVIANLNGDLVLLFADNMDALRNWAAYYKSNPQSNLDRFMGEGGWRDLLEKSPSDQAADKLKKRYEQQLRARCGYKHFAYQRVRNSHDRDIYTLVYATKHKIGITIWNKVSGIDEKGQRSFIFPED, from the coding sequence ATGCCCATCGTCGCAGCTGATGACGGCCTAGCCCTTCCAGAGGTTGGGCCGTGGTCAAAGCGAAAGTATCATTTCTTGAGCCGGTACATTTCCGCCTTTACAGTTGCGATGCGCAATAAATGGCCCGAGCTTCACTACATCGATTTGTTTGCCGGCGCGGGATTCGCTCGTATTCGCGACACTTCGGAAATTGTTCTGGGAAGCCCAATGTTGGCTGCAGCGACTTTGACACCGTTCACTCGGATTCATGTTTGCGAACGCGACGCCGCGAACCTAAAGGCGCTGAAGACAAGACTGGGGCGAGCGCAGTTGACGAATCCTGCTCGGATAGTTCCAGGAGACGCGAACGCCGTCATCCACGATTTGGTGGCACAGGTGCCACAACAAGGCGCCCTTTGTTTGACATTCGCCGATCCTTTCGGTCTTCATCTCGATTTCGCGACCGTTGAAGTGATTGCCAATCTCAACGGCGATCTAGTTTTGCTATTCGCGGACAACATGGATGCACTCAGGAATTGGGCGGCGTACTACAAATCAAATCCCCAGTCAAATTTGGACAGGTTCATGGGCGAAGGCGGCTGGCGAGACTTGCTTGAGAAGTCTCCCTCCGATCAAGCAGCGGACAAGCTAAAGAAGCGGTATGAGCAACAACTTCGCGCTCGATGCGGATACAAGCACTTCGCCTACCAAAGGGTTCGAAATAGCCACGATCGCGACATCTACACGCTCGTGTACGCCACAAAACACAAGATTGGGATCACCATTTGGAACAAAGTCTCGGGAATCGACGAGAAAGGGCAGCGTAGTTTTATTTTCCCGGAGGACTAG
- the trpS gene encoding tryptophan--tRNA ligase: MTSSPSSNSSKPRILTGDTPTGRLHLGHWVGSVERRVALQDKYDCYFLLANMHAFTTRFDKPADIRQDTIEIVKDWLAAGIDPKKSTIVLQTEIPAIAELTWFFAMLLSFNDVMGNPTLIHELETKGLGDSHSFGFPMYTVGQCADILAFRPVYVPVGEDQAPHIEMCRKAARKFDQLYCNVPNRTEDKDYVQAGGVFPIPEALIGRVGRLPGVGDGKQKMSKSLGNAIFLSDNEKEVQKKINKITTGRQSPTEPGDPDNILFKFVEAFITDEARVAELKDRYKRGDNIGDGHIKQELAAAINTLLTPMRARRAEYEKPGGDDVVIDIIKDGVKRANAVAEETLYLAKKAMKLDFGKRVLS; the protein is encoded by the coding sequence ATGACCTCAAGCCCGAGCAGCAATTCTTCCAAACCCCGCATCCTCACCGGCGATACCCCCACCGGCCGTCTGCACCTTGGCCACTGGGTCGGCAGCGTTGAACGCCGCGTCGCGCTCCAGGACAAGTACGACTGTTACTTCCTGCTCGCCAACATGCACGCGTTCACCACGCGTTTCGACAAGCCCGCCGACATCCGCCAGGACACCATCGAGATCGTCAAGGACTGGCTCGCGGCGGGCATCGACCCGAAGAAATCCACAATCGTTCTCCAGACCGAGATCCCCGCGATCGCGGAACTCACGTGGTTCTTCGCGATGCTGCTCAGCTTCAACGACGTGATGGGCAATCCGACGCTCATCCACGAACTCGAAACCAAGGGCCTGGGCGATTCGCACAGTTTCGGTTTCCCGATGTACACCGTCGGCCAGTGCGCGGACATTCTGGCGTTCCGCCCGGTGTACGTGCCTGTGGGCGAAGATCAGGCCCCGCACATCGAGATGTGCCGCAAGGCGGCACGCAAATTCGATCAGCTCTACTGCAACGTGCCCAACCGCACGGAAGACAAGGACTACGTGCAGGCCGGGGGCGTCTTCCCGATTCCCGAGGCGCTGATCGGGCGCGTGGGGCGGCTGCCGGGGGTTGGCGACGGCAAGCAGAAGATGAGCAAGAGCCTCGGCAACGCGATCTTCCTCTCCGATAACGAGAAGGAAGTTCAAAAGAAGATCAACAAGATCACGACCGGTCGCCAGAGCCCGACCGAGCCCGGCGATCCGGACAACATCCTCTTCAAATTCGTCGAAGCGTTCATCACAGACGAAGCCCGCGTCGCGGAACTCAAAGATCGCTACAAGCGGGGCGACAACATCGGCGATGGACACATCAAGCAAGAGCTTGCCGCGGCAATCAACACGCTCCTGACGCCGATGCGTGCACGCCGCGCGGAGTACGAAAAGCCCGGCGGCGATGATGTCGTCATCGACATCATCAAGGACGGCGTGAAACGCGCGAATGCCGTCGCGGAAGAGACGTTGTATCTGGCGAAGAAGGCGATGAAGCTGGATTTTGGCAAGCGCGTGCTGAGCTAG
- a CDS encoding CPBP family intramembrane metalloprotease — protein MCSTISVNTLGKQNSRWPVLILFFGLILAGLGAGAADAEPFGTAGFLTGDGSATALASGSTKADETTLGAQQVPTPKPRAPEVGKPSTDPPRVSSKQWVWLQIALGAAVVGCLWFGNVIKPSSLGQSGGKGGGKGGDGAGGSDRPWWAFLFAAVVIYLAMGVGAEAINSQIRLNASWLGGVTAGSTKGNSIAMLGQGFAGLIAGFAMLALASGGLKRPTWKDLGIGLLAIVVALPVVNATGLVALEIYRAFKESSPPTIGHNTLQTISDSRSDPWAWTQAAAAILITPIVEELIYRYFLQSALVRAFKRAWLGVLVTAALFAAAHIGAVPSETLSTVLPVLFVLGLALGIAMQRTGKLSVPIVMHAMFNAVNVAMTIWLNK, from the coding sequence TTGTGCTCGACGATTTCGGTTAACACGCTGGGCAAGCAGAACTCCCGGTGGCCGGTCCTCATTCTCTTCTTCGGCCTGATTCTTGCAGGGCTTGGGGCAGGTGCGGCAGATGCTGAACCATTTGGTACCGCTGGTTTCCTAACCGGTGATGGAAGCGCCACCGCTCTAGCGAGCGGTTCCACCAAAGCCGATGAAACCACGCTCGGGGCGCAGCAGGTCCCGACGCCGAAGCCCCGCGCGCCCGAAGTCGGGAAGCCGAGCACCGATCCGCCCCGCGTGAGTTCGAAGCAGTGGGTCTGGTTGCAGATCGCGCTCGGCGCGGCCGTTGTCGGCTGTCTCTGGTTCGGAAATGTCATCAAGCCTTCATCGCTCGGTCAATCCGGAGGCAAGGGTGGCGGCAAGGGCGGAGATGGAGCAGGCGGTTCGGACCGGCCGTGGTGGGCTTTCCTCTTTGCCGCGGTCGTCATTTATCTTGCGATGGGGGTCGGCGCCGAAGCGATCAATTCACAGATCCGCCTCAACGCGAGTTGGCTCGGCGGAGTGACAGCGGGCAGCACCAAGGGCAACTCCATCGCGATGCTCGGCCAGGGATTCGCCGGCCTTATCGCCGGCTTCGCGATGCTCGCGCTCGCCAGCGGCGGGCTCAAGCGCCCGACCTGGAAAGACCTCGGCATCGGCTTGCTTGCCATCGTCGTGGCGCTCCCCGTCGTCAACGCAACCGGCCTCGTCGCGCTCGAGATCTATCGCGCGTTCAAAGAATCCAGCCCCCCCACGATCGGGCACAACACACTTCAGACGATTTCCGACAGCCGGAGCGATCCGTGGGCGTGGACACAGGCGGCCGCGGCAATTCTCATCACGCCGATCGTCGAGGAACTCATCTACCGCTATTTCCTGCAGTCCGCGCTGGTCCGTGCGTTCAAACGCGCCTGGCTCGGCGTGCTCGTGACTGCCGCGCTCTTTGCCGCGGCACACATCGGGGCTGTTCCATCCGAAACACTCTCGACCGTGCTCCCGGTGCTGTTCGTGCTCGGCCTTGCCCTCGGCATCGCGATGCAGCGCACCGGCAAGCTCTCGGTCCCGATCGTCATGCACGCGATGTTCAATGCGGTCAATGTCGCGATGACGATCTGGCTGAACAAGTGA
- the trpC gene encoding indole-3-glycerol phosphate synthase TrpC produces the protein MPSVLTEIVEHKRAELVKAKEALPLSELEAMVAQEESPRNFFAAVTHRQNNPFDTAIIAEVKRRSPSAGLIRREFEGDSFRPEDIARKYHAAGAAAISCLTDREYFGGDLSFIQRIKAAVPLPVLRKDFIIDPYQLWEARAFGADAVLLIAECLAEGEMLDLMILAQQLQLTVLLEVHDMENLLRVRPHVGFPHRGYGLLGINNRNLATMEVDLNHTLRLADLVEDRSILVSESGIRTSADLARFRSQGIRIVLVGEHLMRQPDPGEALSNMLNPESGPNF, from the coding sequence TTGCCCAGCGTGTTAACCGAAATCGTCGAGCACAAGCGCGCCGAACTCGTGAAAGCCAAAGAAGCGCTGCCGTTGTCCGAGTTGGAGGCGATGGTCGCGCAGGAAGAAAGTCCGCGCAACTTCTTTGCCGCCGTGACGCACCGGCAGAACAACCCGTTCGATACCGCGATCATCGCGGAAGTGAAGAGGCGCAGCCCGAGCGCGGGGCTGATCCGGCGGGAGTTTGAAGGCGATTCCTTTCGCCCGGAAGACATCGCCAGAAAGTATCACGCCGCCGGGGCGGCCGCGATTTCGTGCCTGACCGATCGGGAGTACTTTGGGGGCGATCTTTCATTTATCCAGCGGATCAAGGCGGCGGTTCCGTTGCCGGTCCTGCGGAAGGATTTCATCATCGATCCGTATCAGTTGTGGGAGGCCCGGGCCTTCGGGGCGGACGCGGTTCTGCTCATCGCCGAGTGCCTCGCCGAGGGCGAGATGCTGGACCTGATGATTCTGGCTCAGCAGCTCCAATTGACGGTACTTCTCGAGGTGCACGATATGGAAAACCTGCTCCGGGTACGCCCACATGTGGGGTTTCCGCACCGGGGGTATGGGCTTTTGGGAATCAATAACCGCAATCTGGCCACGATGGAGGTGGACCTGAACCACACCCTCCGTTTGGCCGATCTGGTGGAGGACCGGAGCATTCTGGTCAGCGAGTCGGGAATCCGAACCTCGGCCGACCTGGCGCGCTTCAGGAGTCAGGGAATCCGGATCGTTCTGGTCGGGGAGCATCTCATGCGCCAGCCAGACCCCGGAGAGGCCCTTTCGAACATGCTCAACCCCGAATCCGGCCCGAACTTCTGA